A window of Ignavibacterium sp. contains these coding sequences:
- the queF gene encoding preQ(1) synthase encodes MNDKRKILEVFENKYPDRDYTITHVAPEFTSLCPKTGQPDFATITVEYIPDLLCVELKSLKLYFHSYRNDGIFYESLTNQILDDLVAVVKPRYMRITAEFNVRGGISSVVEAEYYSDDYYDEDINFS; translated from the coding sequence ATGAACGATAAGAGAAAAATTCTTGAAGTATTTGAAAACAAATATCCGGACAGAGATTATACAATTACTCATGTTGCACCTGAGTTTACTTCACTTTGTCCTAAAACAGGGCAACCGGATTTTGCTACAATTACTGTTGAATATATTCCTGATTTACTTTGTGTTGAATTAAAATCACTTAAACTTTATTTCCATTCATATCGTAATGATGGAATTTTCTATGAAAGTCTGACAAATCAAATTCTTGACGACCTTGTTGCTGTTGTAAAGCCAAGATATATGCGAATTACAGCTGAGTTTAATGTTCGTGGTGGAATTTCTTCAGTTGTTGAAGCAGAATATTACAGCGATGATTATTATGATGAAGACATAAACTTTTCTTAA
- the queC gene encoding 7-cyano-7-deazaguanine synthase QueC: protein METDKRKIAVVAVSGGMDSCVTAAIANQEYELALAHINYGQRTEKRELKAFNDIADYFNVKYRLIIDYTHLSKIGGSSLTDFNIKVSKANLNNKEIPSSYVPFRNANILAACVSWAEVIGAEAVFIGAVYEDSSGYPDCRPEFFEAFEKMVELGTKPETHIKIKTPIINFSKEQIVKKGIELNAPLQLTWSCYQNEDEACGICDSCALRLRGFQKAGIDDPIPYKTKPIYI, encoded by the coding sequence ATGGAAACAGATAAACGAAAAATAGCTGTTGTTGCTGTAAGTGGCGGAATGGATAGCTGTGTAACCGCTGCAATCGCCAATCAGGAATATGAACTTGCATTAGCTCATATTAATTATGGACAAAGAACTGAAAAACGAGAGTTGAAAGCTTTCAACGATATTGCAGATTATTTCAATGTAAAATATCGCTTGATTATAGACTACACTCACCTTTCAAAAATAGGTGGTTCATCACTAACTGATTTTAATATTAAAGTCAGTAAAGCTAATCTCAACAATAAAGAAATTCCCTCTTCTTATGTTCCATTCAGAAATGCGAATATACTTGCCGCTTGTGTTAGCTGGGCAGAAGTAATCGGAGCAGAAGCAGTTTTTATCGGCGCTGTGTATGAAGATTCATCCGGTTATCCTGATTGCCGCCCTGAATTTTTTGAAGCATTTGAAAAAATGGTTGAGCTTGGGACAAAACCTGAGACACATATCAAAATAAAAACTCCAATCATAAACTTTTCAAAAGAACAAATTGTTAAAAAAGGCATAGAGCTTAACGCTCCATTGCAATTAACCTGGAGTTGTTATCAAAATGAAGACGAAGCCTGCGGCATCTGTGATAGCTGCGCTCTTCGCTTAAGAGGATTTCAAAAAGCAGGAATTGATGATCCAATTCCATATAAAACTAAACCAATTTATATCTAA
- a CDS encoding isoprenylcysteine carboxylmethyltransferase family protein yields the protein MDPINILIAINIIATFAANIGAAKKGVKDKLAVFRDKPKTYLQTLPLAISTVNLLVLILAVFQIGTLVYEEKYFSLRVVALVVYLIFSWIQIWSFRTLGEYYSQEIAIRKEHKIIKVGPYKIIRHPQYLSQIFVDLAGALATLSYILLPLTLIQIPFLILRAKEEEKLFQKYLPEEFKSYKEKSGFLFPFIG from the coding sequence ATGGACCCAATAAACATTCTGATTGCAATTAACATAATTGCTACTTTTGCAGCAAACATTGGTGCAGCAAAAAAAGGTGTTAAAGACAAACTTGCTGTTTTTCGTGATAAGCCAAAAACCTATTTACAGACTCTTCCTCTGGCAATATCAACAGTTAATCTGTTAGTATTGATTCTTGCAGTTTTTCAGATTGGTACTTTAGTGTATGAAGAGAAATACTTTTCGCTCAGAGTTGTTGCTTTGGTTGTTTATCTGATTTTCTCCTGGATACAAATTTGGTCTTTCAGAACTTTGGGAGAATATTATTCACAGGAGATTGCAATCAGAAAAGAGCATAAGATTATTAAAGTCGGTCCTTACAAAATAATTCGTCATCCACAGTATCTCTCACAAATTTTTGTAGATTTAGCCGGAGCGCTTGCAACTCTTAGTTACATCTTATTACCATTGACTTTAATTCAAATACCATTTCTTATACTTCGTGCAAAGGAAGAAGAGAAACTTTTTCAAAAATATTTACCGGAAGAATTCAAATCGTATAAAGAAAAATCCGGTTTTTTGTTTCCATTTATCGGATAG